The following nucleotide sequence is from Thermostaphylospora chromogena.
CTGCGGCTGGACTGCGCCAAGGACAACGGCGGCCTGCAGGCCTACTACCGCGGCCGCCGGTTCCGGCACGTGCGTACGGTGAACCTCCCGCACCGCGCCTCCGGCGCGCTCTTCCAGCGGGCGGCGGGGATCGTCGCGGGCGGATCCAGGACGGTCATCCGCGACCGCACGGACGCGCGTCCTCACCTGATCGCGATGTGATCTCCCGGGGCCGGCTCGGCCGGCCCCGAAGCCGCCTTCCGGCCCCGCTCGGCTACGGCGGGCAGGCCTCCCACGCCGGCGGTGCCGGCGTGGGAGGCACCGTGGCCTTGGCCGGCGGCACGGCCGGCGTCCGGCGTGTTCTCGCCAGCCGGGTCCCGCCGCCGGGATCACCGGCGGCTCGTGGGATACGCGGCGCCCGCCCCGATCAGCCCGATCCCGCGCGGTCCGTGCGCGAGCGGCGCGGGATCACCGACCGGGAGCGACGCCGCCCGCCGGGGCCCCGCCCCGTCCCGGTGCGCCCTCGCCCAGGACGTGATCACACCGGGACAGGGCGGCGGTCAGCGTCTTGATGGTGGCCGGCTCGTCGAGCACCCCGCCGTCCGCAGCGCGTCGCTCCCGCCACGCGCGCACCCGTTCGCCGTAGCGTGCGCGGCCTGCCATGTGGAAGGCGTACGTCGTGGCGTACCTGCTCACCAGGTGCGACGGGTGCATGTCCCACCCCTGGTAGAAACCGTGCGCCAGCGAGTGCCTGATCAGCGCGGCGTGCCGCCGCCACAGCGCGTGTACGTCGTGGGCGGAGTCGGTGGCCGGCACGGCGGCCAGCGATCCGTCGGCCAGCTCCACCCCCGTCCCGGCGAACACCGTCTGCATGACGTGCCTGGCGTGGTCGCACGCCGGGTGGTCGAGCCGCTGCTCGTGCGGAGGCAGCCCGCAGGCCGCCGTGTAGTCGAAGACGCCGAAGTGCGCCGCGACCAGCCGCCCCTCCCCGTCCAGCACCGTCTCGGGGGAACGCTGCAGGAACAGCACGGTCTGCGGCGCCTCCACCTGCAGCTCGAACCGCAGCGTGCGCTCGGAGAGCCCCAGACCGCTCTCCAGCGCCGCCAGGCAGCGCGCGAACTGGCGCAGATAGTCCGCCATGAGGACCTTGGGGAAGGTGACGACGAACCCCGGCGGCAGCGTTCCCGCGCGGTCCAGCAGCGCGGTCAGGAAGCCGTCGAGGGTCCTGATGGAGCGGGCGGGGTCGCCGTCGGCGAAGGACTTCACCCGCAGGCCCCAGCGGCGCGGCAGCGTGCCCGCATCGCGCATCTCGGCGACCGCCCGCGCCGCGGCCACCGCGTGGCCGTCCTCCTCGGCGGGGTCGCGAACGCCGTATCCGTCCTCGAAGTCGATCCGCAGGTCTTCGACCGGGTCGGTGCGCAGCTTGCCCGCCACCCTGTCGTGGACGGCCACGGCCAGGTCACGGGAGGAGACCTCGAACAGCTCCGCCAGCGTGGCGGGATCGGGCAGGTGGGCGTCCAGCAGAGCCGAGGCGGCCGCGCCCCATTCGGCCACCGTGCCCGCGCCGAACGCGTCCGCGGGCACGTAGACGGTGTGCACCGGCTGCCAGGCGGGCTCGGGCGCGGGGTAGCGGGCCCGCTGCTCGCGCAGGGCCGCGGCGAAGCCGGGGATGAGGGACAGCGGATCGGTCAACGTCACACGCATGCCGATGGATGTTCCCCGCGCAGGACCGTCCGGGTACGGCCCGGCGGCGCGCGTCCACCCCCGGAAGGCGTCCCGGCCTCACGCGCCCTCGCGGCCGCATGCGGCCAGCATGGCCGCAAGGCCGACCAGCTTGACCCGCTCGCCCCGGCCGAGGGCGCGGGCGCGATCCGCCTCCGCCGCCTCGATCGCCAGCCAGTCGTCGTAGCTCACCGGGCGCACGCCGCGCTCGGCCAGCAGCGCGTCCAGGCTGCGCGGGCCGCCCTTCCCGCCCGCGCCACCGTCCTCGGCGAGATCGGCCAGCAGCGTGCGCACGGTCTCGGCGGCGTCGGACTTGTTCGTGCCGATCACACCCGTGGGACCGCGCTTGAGCCAGCCCGCCACGTACTGGCCGGGAGCCACCCTTCCGGCGGTGTTCGGCACGGTCATCGTGGTGGTGTCGAACGGCACGCCGGGCAGCGGGACGCTTCGATACCCCACCGAGCGCAGCACCATGCCCGCGGGCAGGATCTCGAACTCGCCCGTGCCGACGACACGGTCGCCGTCGAGCCGGGTGCGCTCCAGCCGGATCGCCTCCACCCGCTCCTCGCCGAGGATCTCCACCGGCCGCAGCCAGAACCGCACGTCCAGGCGGCGCGGACGTCCGGCCGGCTCTCGGGCCGCCCAGCCGCGCAGCACCTCGACGTTGCCGCGGACCTGCCGCGGCAGCCCGCTCACGTCGCCCTCGCCCACCTCCTCGGGGCGCACGCACACGTCGCAACCGGCCAGCTCGCCCAGTTCCCGCAGCTCCTTCACGGTGAACTTGGCGTGCTCGGGACCGCGCCTGCCGATCATGTGGATGGCCTTGACCTGGCTGGCGGCGAGCCGCTCCAGCACCTCCTCCGGCACGTCGGTGGCGCGCAGCTCGTCGGCCGTCTTGGCGAGGATGCGCACGACGTCGACGGCGACGTTGCCCACCCCGATCACCACCACCTCGGGGCTGTCGAGGGCGAACGTGCCGGGCGGCACGTCGGGGTGTCCGCAGTACCAGTTGACGAAGTCGGTGGCCGCCACGCTCCCCGGCAGATCCTCGCCGGGGATGCCCATGCGCCGGTCGACCGCCGCGCCGGTGGCGAAGACCACGGCGTCGTAGCGGGCGGTGAGGTCCTCGGCGAAGACGTGCCGGCCGAACTCCACCCCGCCGAGGAAGCGCACGCCGGGCGACTCCAGGACCCGCCGCAGGTAGCCGGCGATCGACTTGATGGACGTGTGGTCGGGGGCCACGCCGTAGCGCACCAGGCCGTACGGTGTGGGCAGCCGTTCGAGGATGTCGACCTCGACGGGTTCTCCCGCCTGCTTCCTCAGAGCCTCGGCGGTGTAGATGCCGGCCGGGCCCGATCCCACGATCGCCACGCGCAGCGGCACGTCCGCCTCCTCGAATCGGCGACTGGGGGGCTGGTCCCGCTGGTGATTGTCGCACCTCGTGGTGGAGGCCGCCAGAGGATCACGCGTCCGCCGGGCCCGCGCTCCGGGCCCTTCCAGGGCCTTCCCCGGAACTTCCCGGACATGCGGACGAGGGGGTTGCGGGAAGGAGCGGGCGCGATCAGAGTGGGATGCCGTGGGTTCCGGGGCGAACAAGCGACGACGATCGGGCGCGCGACGCCCCAAACCGGCCGGCCGCCCGCCCGGCGCCCACCCTCCCTCCGCGCCTTCCGCGCCCTCCGAGCCCGGCGGCGGCGACGCCGCCGTATCCGACGGGCGGCGGTTCGAAGCGCTGGGCCGGGTGATGGACGCGCTGGCGAGCGAGACCGAGATCATGGAGTCGTGCCGCGACCTCACCTGGTGGCGGGGCGCGGACGCCGGCTGGCACATCGAGTGGCGGGACGGCCCGCACGCCTCGGAGGTCGCCGAGATGCTCGCCGCCCTGGTGCCGTCGGCCGTCGCGGCGACGACCTCGCCGGTGACGGCGCGGCTGGAGGTGGTGGGCATCCCGTTCGTGCTGAGGGCCGTCGACCCGCTGGGCCGCCGCCGCGTCCTGGCCCGCCGCGATCTGTGGCGGCTGGCCGAGGCCCTGGACGTCTCCCGGCCCACCGCCACCCGTCACCCGTGGGAGGAGCTGCTGGGCGGCTGATCCGTCCCCGCCGTCCGCCTCCGGCGCTCCTCTTCTTCCCCGCGTCGTGGTGCTCACCTCGGTCAAGGCGATGAATCGGGCATAAAGGCTTGGCCAAAACACGAAGATTCGGGTGATTGCTTACTGCTTCCCGGGGCATTGCACGAGGTGTTCGAGAACCGTCCAGCGTGCCGATGACAGGAACGGGGAGGAGGGGCCCGACGAGGTGAAAGGCTTCACACGCGAACCCGCCGGCCATGCCGCGGCTCCGGAGCCCGGCGTCCCCACGGTGAGCCCGATGGAGAGCAGAGCGCCCGCGGACATCGCCGCAGAACCCGGTGACGGCGGCGTGAACCTCGCCGACCTGGCCGCCTTCGACCGGCGGCAGCGCCGCATCCAGCACCACGTGCTCCTCTCCTTCGTCCTCGGCATGCTGTTCGGCATGTTCGGCGCGGCCGTGGGCGAGCCCACCGCCTCGCACCTG
It contains:
- a CDS encoding DUF6986 family protein, which translates into the protein MRVTLTDPLSLIPGFAAALREQRARYPAPEPAWQPVHTVYVPADAFGAGTVAEWGAAASALLDAHLPDPATLAELFEVSSRDLAVAVHDRVAGKLRTDPVEDLRIDFEDGYGVRDPAEEDGHAVAAARAVAEMRDAGTLPRRWGLRVKSFADGDPARSIRTLDGFLTALLDRAGTLPPGFVVTFPKVLMADYLRQFARCLAALESGLGLSERTLRFELQVEAPQTVLFLQRSPETVLDGEGRLVAAHFGVFDYTAACGLPPHEQRLDHPACDHARHVMQTVFAGTGVELADGSLAAVPATDSAHDVHALWRRHAALIRHSLAHGFYQGWDMHPSHLVSRYATTYAFHMAGRARYGERVRAWRERRAADGGVLDEPATIKTLTAALSRCDHVLGEGAPGRGGAPAGGVAPGR
- a CDS encoding FAD-dependent oxidoreductase: MPLRVAIVGSGPAGIYTAEALRKQAGEPVEVDILERLPTPYGLVRYGVAPDHTSIKSIAGYLRRVLESPGVRFLGGVEFGRHVFAEDLTARYDAVVFATGAAVDRRMGIPGEDLPGSVAATDFVNWYCGHPDVPPGTFALDSPEVVVIGVGNVAVDVVRILAKTADELRATDVPEEVLERLAASQVKAIHMIGRRGPEHAKFTVKELRELGELAGCDVCVRPEEVGEGDVSGLPRQVRGNVEVLRGWAAREPAGRPRRLDVRFWLRPVEILGEERVEAIRLERTRLDGDRVVGTGEFEILPAGMVLRSVGYRSVPLPGVPFDTTTMTVPNTAGRVAPGQYVAGWLKRGPTGVIGTNKSDAAETVRTLLADLAEDGGAGGKGGPRSLDALLAERGVRPVSYDDWLAIEAAEADRARALGRGERVKLVGLAAMLAACGREGA